The DNA segment TTTTATGACAAATTTCAGCTTTCCAAAGACAAAGGTCACTAGCAGGCAAGCGAAGTTACTGATTCGACGCCCacacattctattatcaatgGTGTTGCCCATTGAAGCAATTTCTAAACATGACTTGGAACATGAATGTGAAAAGTTCATCAATAATTGGTGAATTAGGGAACAATACCGTGCCTGCAAGCAAATGGAAGAGATATGCTCTGAGCTTCGGCAGTGTGCAATATGTACTGATCCTGCAATTTTCGAATCGATTACCCGCGCCTCAATAAGTCATAACCATTAGAAATGGAAAAAAACAAGTTGAGAATTTCGAATTCCCAATAAAttcccaaaaaagaaaagaaaactcaaaCAATTTACAATCAGACAAATCGTACAATCTGTAACCAAGGAGAAACACGTTATATCGattctaaaaaattggaaagcTCGCTCAAGAggttaaataaaaagaaaaaaggactTATGTTCGTTACATTTCTGAAAATGGTGCCGTACCTCAGGAACAACGAACTCATGAACAACGCCTCTCTCTCTATCGTGAACGGTGACCTTATGAGTCGGAATTGAAGGAGAACCGTCGTCAGTCCGGGCGGCGACGTCGACAGCTGCCTGGAGCTCAGTTGAGGTGGTTTTCCGGCGACATTTCAAGATGTCGGAAAATCGACGGTTCCGATTTGTCGAGAGGAACTTCCGGAAGGATTCCGGCTTTAGATTAACGGAATGGAAGGAAGTGCAGGGAAGAAGAACGTCCATAGGTAAGGTTAAATTTTTGAAGCTCCGGCCAGTGAGTTCAGTTGTGTGAAGATGCAGGGATGAGATAATGTAATCGGCAAAGATAGGAAGCAGTTATATGCTGTTCTACAGTCTATTTGAAGAAATTGTGGAAACAATATCAGCCGTAGATTAAGTTGACTTTTTGTTAAaagtaaacaaaaaattatacaaTTTAAACGgtttaaatttggaaaaattttcacatataaaaaaaattaaattatttatataaatagtaaaaaaaatattgatagaaataTAGACTTCTccaggaaaattaaaattttgttattttatgtaaataaattttcttatttttctatttttgaaaatctcccttAAATTTGTAGGGtgatatatacatattttcacTTGATTTTATCACTCAAATTATTCTTCCTTGCAAAATCCTTCAAATGTagccaaaaactaaaaataaaaaaagtaattctTTATAAATAAGTAAAGGAAAATAAGGGAATACATGAAGAAATCAAAATATTGTTTCTACTTATTAAGATTCAACATTTCTCTCTAATTTATGTACATCTTTATCTTTAAATAAGTACATGTATAAAAGTGATGTATTAAtcattctaaaataaaattcaaagaaatggtctaaattgattcacgaatgttttggttaatttattcatttttttattttagagagATCTTAATAGCAACATCAACTTGATTAATATTTTTAAGAACACTTCCTTGATTGAATGACTAATGTCAATCTAaacataaattaactaattgaGGTACGTGACATCAATGGAGGGATATTGTCTCACTCAATTAACTGAATTAAAAAGTCATATTAGATGTTcagttaaattacaaaaatctgAATTTTGAGATAAGTTTCAATTatgaaaacttttcaaaatCGCACATGaacttcaaattttgttttagaaatactctcaaataactttttattgaataaaatggaaaatgacgAAATGGTTAATGTTTACAACATCTTAACATGGAAACTGTTGGATATAATTTGATTATACAAATCATTTTCGATAAAGTTTCCTATGAAATAAATGTAacgatcttttttttttttctttctaatttacGCACATTAGCTGTTACAGCAATTTTCATCCTTTGCTTTCTGAAACAAATATGATTCACGAGTAGGGATGTCCATTTATTTTGTGGAGTTGGGACCCCACAAAGACTTCCTGAACGAAGCCCCGATTAGACGGAGAATGAGGGAGGGAACGGGGATAATTTTTTTCCCTTGGCTAAACGGGGATAGGGACGGGGGTTATATTCCCTGTCCCCGTCTCCGTCCTGATTCTCTGTCCCGCCCCgatgaatatattatataattatatttatataataataattacttattattattattattattattaactcaCATTCTGTTTACCTAGAATATtagttaataataattattataactatagttataataataattattattattttatctatttactttttataaaaattgtgttATAAAAAAGTTAGTtcatttctaatttttatttcaacCTTTTCATACTTTAATAcatttctaatttattttaatattgaagATTTTCTACCTTAAACCATAAATGTtgtagtatttaaataaaaagtttgattatgataatacaatatttaaattttaacttttaaaaattatagaattaaattatatttttatccatataacagtattatttttataataaatttttatactattttctttgaatgaaaaaattattaaaaataattcatttaacatatataattttatttggatgagaataaacaaaattactaaaaatgaatatattaaaaaaaacaaacagaaaaatttTCCTCACAGAGAACCCAATCAATCCCGCAGGGAATTTAGCAAGGATGGAGAATGAAATAGGGGGACGAGGATGGAGACAGAGAAGCCTTCCCCGTCCATGAACATCTCTATTCACGAATAAGAATTGAAACCCacccaatattttttttataatttaatcctaCTATCGCATTTAAAtatgttcattttttttcataaatatcttGATTCATAAATTTGAGACATTAgtcaaagaagttccataaaactaaacattatttCTGTTTAACTCCTCAAGTGTGATAGATTTGATTAAACACATTTAGCTTCATCTCACTTGGGAGATTCATCAACATTATTTCTGTTTACCTCCTCGAGTGTGATAGATTTTATTAAACACATTTAGCTTCATCTCgcttatttttaattcaaactTGGAATTCTTAAAAGATAGATCATTAGAATATTGAGTATATAAGAATCAAAAAgctcatttttaaattataattctaaCACGTGGAAACAAAAAACCTCTCTTTAACTAAAAGTTCGTTATTAATTGtctgtgtatatatatatataatggattAGCCAACATGAGCATAACTTGACTAGCATGAGGATTGAAGTTTGATTCTTCCATCCTACATATtataaaaaagtaaataaataaataatgttaaaaaaaaaaacctacaacGGAGTAGCAGCATCAAGAAAACCGATAACAAAACacactaaataaataaataaataaataaaatcatgcCATAAAAATAAAGGTGGAATCAAATAATTAACATTGAATTGTTTGAACACACAACATAACATTCTGGAGCATCTTAAGTTTATTTTCACATCCACTGATTCACACCTCACCACCTTAGCTGACTATACTG comes from the Benincasa hispida cultivar B227 chromosome 5, ASM972705v1, whole genome shotgun sequence genome and includes:
- the LOC120078581 gene encoding ferredoxin C 2, chloroplastic, producing MDVLLPCTSFHSVNLKPESFRKFLSTNRNRRFSDILKCRRKTTSTELQAAVDVAARTDDGSPSIPTHKVTVHDRERGVVHEFVVPEDQYILHTAEAQSISLPFACRHGCCTSCAVRIKSGEIRQPEALGISAELKSKGYALLCVGFPTSDVEVETQDEDEVYWLQFGRYFARGPIERDDYALELAMADE